A window of Apium graveolens cultivar Ventura chromosome 8, ASM990537v1, whole genome shotgun sequence contains these coding sequences:
- the LOC141676971 gene encoding uncharacterized protein LOC141676971, with protein sequence MEVYNIPEHGHADAYLIQGTELNSQLTSPIIEQIGTMYNNVAPEFAVQQGVYYPTTTNYGYICTGMESPNDWNDHQRIFGLDGQEIQYAGAQAENFPYLYYTPSYEYTESPYNPYNPYIPGAMIGIDGSYIGSQQYYTVPSYENTVTTPGYYPMVVQSGPDIYPNSTFEPFRDVASSVPSRTDGPVLKHHLSPASAAFSLNPSRITSNLTNSFTRGSGGSKINAGPSKQHVPHGSVPSNGYSKTTVSNVFQGRGTQTVDNLSHGKVWSNRNQVKVSQPGNVMSSFVSSVQGRTVMDKVQTKFNAGHGSPDVSSEQNRGPRTSKSTKILAVKAFTSKTGEGDPQGNIIIHTDQYNKDDFPVDYVNAKFYTIKSYSEDDVHKSIKYNVWSSTPNGNKKLNVAYDDARRMAGEDPKGCPIFLFFSVNASGQYCGVAEMTGAVDFYKDMDFWQQDKWHGSFPVKWHIIKDVPNPNFRHIILENNENKPVTNSRDTQEIRYKKGVEMLKIFKQYTAKTSLLDDFMYYENRQKLMQQEKSSLLIKSYENPFILSRIEPRKLNGVLNLPLNEIAKIEKKDESNLEKVSISTAPVLADEVDKGVEKDNNTSATVTTDYKVEEENGLLKIGSLSINPKKAVDMNAVDGAGAGAGAGANSPVATLPVDTVNAAKPVDIVTVGSMPVKVNGYAKTVGSLTVGTIPLDPRVHNANGTGLSAKTGSKKG encoded by the exons ATGGAAGTTTATAACATTCCTGAACATGGACATGCAGATGCCTATCTG ATTCAAGGTACCGAGTTGAATTCTCAATTAACAAGTCCAATTATAGAACAAATTGGAACAATGTATAACAACGTAGCCCCGGAGTTTGCTGTTCAGCAGGGCGTGTACTATCCTACTACCACCAATTATGGGTATATCTGTACAG GAATGGAATCACCTAACGATTGGAATGACCACCAAAGAATTTTTGGATTGGATGGTCAAGAAATTCAGTATGCG GGTGCGCAAGCTGAAAATTTTCCCTATTTATATTATACTCCTAGCTATGAATATACAGAGTCTCCATACAACCCGTATAACCCTTACATTCCTGGTGCCATGATAGGCATTGATGGGTCATATATTGGGTCGCAACAGTACTACACAGTTCCCTCCTATGAAAACACAGTAACTACGCCTGGCTATTACCCCATGGTTGTCCAGTCGGGACCAGATATCTACCCAAATAGTACCTTTGAGCCATTTAGGGATGTAGCATCGTCCGTTCCTAGTAGAACTGATGGCCCTGTTCTCAAGCATCACTTGTCTCCAGCATCTGCTGCCTTTTCATTGAATCCTTCCAGGATTACTTCTAACCTAACTAACTCATTCACAAGGGGATCTGGTGGGTCAAAGATTAATGCTGGCCCAAGCAAGCAGCATGTTCCTCATGGTAGTGTACCATCAAATGGTTATTCCAAAACAACAGTGTCAAATGTTTTCCAG GGTAGAGGCACTCAAACTGTTGATAACCTTTCTCATGGCAAGGTTTGGTCTAATCGTAACCAAGTAAAAGTATCACAGCCTGGTAATGTCATGTCTAGTTTTGTTTCGAGTGTCCAGGGGAGAACTGTGATGGATAAGGTTCAAACTAAATTCAATGCTGGCCATGGAAGTCCTGATGTATCTTCTGAACAGAACAGAGGTCCTAGAACTAGTAAATCAACAAAAATATTGgctgtaaaagcctttacaagcAAGACTGGAGAAGGTGATCCTCAAGGAAATATAATTATTCATACAGATCAGTATAACAAGGACGATTTCCCGGTGGACTATGTGAATGCAAAGTTTTATACTATTAAATCATACAGTGAGGATGATGTGCACAAGAGTATCAAGTACAATGTGTGGTCATCGACGCCTAACGGAAACAAGAAGCTCAATGTTGCTTATGATGATGCGAGGAGAATGGCAGGAGAGGATCCCAAAGGCTGTCCTATCTTCCTCTTCTTCTCG GTAAATGCTAGTGGTCAATATTGTGGAGTTGCTGAGATGACGGGAGCTGTAGATTTTTATAAAGATATGGATTTCTGGCAGCAAGATAAATGGCATGGGAGCTTCCCTGTCAAGTGGCACATTATAAAAGATGTTCCAAACCCAAACTTTCGGCATATCATCTTAGAGAACAATGAGAACAAGCCAGTGACCAATAGCAGGGACACTCAAGAG ATAAGGTACAAAAAAGGTGTGGAGATGCTTAAAATATTCAAGCAATATACAGCAAAGACGTCATTGCTGGATGACTTCATGTACTATGAGAACCGACAAAAGCTCATGCAACAGGAAAAATCGAGCCTATTGATTAAAAGCTATGAGAATCCATTTATTTTGTCTCGCATTGAACCGCGCAAGCTCAATGGTGTTCTTAACTTGCCTTTAAATGAAATAGCGAAAATTGAGAAGAAGGACGAAAGCAATTTAGAAAAGGTTTCTATTTCAACTGCGCCGGTTTTGGCTGACGAAGTTGATAAAGGTGTTGAAAAAGATAATAATACATCTGCAACTGTAACTACCGATTATAAGGTGGAAGAGGAGAATGGTCTTCTGAAAATTGGTTCGCTCAGCATCAACCCGAAGAAGGCTGTTGACATGAATGCTGTGGATGGTGCTGGTGCTGGTGCTGGTGCTGGTGCAAATTCGCCAGTTGCAACCCTTCCTGTGGATACTGTTAATGCTGCCAAACCGGTCGACATTGTCACTGTTGGTTCAATGCCTGTTAAAGTTAATGGATACGCAAAAACAGTTGGATCTTTGACTGTTGGAACTATCCCTCTTGATCCTAGAGTACACAATGCGAATGGGACTGGTCTCTCTGCAAAGACTGGTTCTAAGAAAGGTTGA